One Plasmodium cynomolgi strain B DNA, chromosome 12, whole genome shotgun sequence genomic region harbors:
- a CDS encoding Ser/Thr protein phosphatase family protein (putative) codes for MTDTVFTVPQDSEEGKGPNGTGSDKGLSTPSEETNLKGKQKQGGNAKKLSHVEDDVDEETHEEVVQGKKVDTNKTEEAASAGQNEEQEENDSDESDELYDHDVYEDNSNREALLESYNNQICHASENNQGDPTPVSRYTNGIPGVTYKMRKDFFLNGSSLNVITLINAITSNRDNATVTKLYEALKKLGITTFDHLVRYTNIIGIFFSYDIFDELYLQIKLVKEYFGLIQKKKNEFGIVEKVEKRKIKKRKVYGEYKMSDDEMFVPPNCMSAYCMLKSVWMRNRNVTVKIERTSSNSMNFMMLGDIGQGFEEEKDFDVQNMLNLMGFNELKSTVQTMKDWHFMNNADFVINLGDNVPKDETMNYMENFKWHNLMKELFVFKKRSEQEINSMLGHNPLTKQSIKDFYKEKMKEIQENYNNREVEDKEMKGKQKKNQKKKKSGKNEENKVNSSSNGEDFSHYDNDRKKLYQFDDEEESDENFEAIPFYSILGEKDYFFFPSEQIQEHYSHRIPGYFMPNNYYCVNYDFTYNNVGYKDIISQEKFRASFIFIDTWSLMVGFPIIRNYRSFREQFNWLSKTLYESSQNSDWIFVIGHHPLISSGRRADNYSYEEHSFHDILRDFLFNYNVDGYFSAHDHLMEYIKFGNIDLFINGSSSRVMFDNSNMGRGYFGKVIGKLYPVTCYILKTIHRGLKPKGCNVNRYSKWSNKSDIGFSAHKLTKDEFITEFINGRTGKPLSHKIVLKNKKSERKKFYNLDGYADDRIDELEKKIKEFTRNNPDFIKYKIEEFNENIRKLNLIMKTLKTKEERENFKELLFLNNLIFDVSKHLSGMTTQKLRSMHALAKKYAIFFNKELVNHIVLGLEKAVQSENSESDDLNEEIDEEEAERRLKEKQKKQNEEKKTLEVIETLGYKPEQFLEKYDSMTKEEKDLLKEKVGKDVTLEDYVNRIRIYVEKKNLSESDLEAMQEKVDEEESDHTEEANEQQGESGEESTKESEEMSSEGNDKGIGEVALVKDVHKTHKKYVFKEKALSEQNYILLMLSALKIHDKNKYALNMNTKKEDLKSIASSNFLYNIENHKTFFQLCIELAPDIKRIISNLGGVGMRLPFFKLMNKLYDEIMKLRDGLDRIAK; via the exons atgacGGATACCGTTTTTACAGt TCCGCAAGACTCAGAGGAGGGGAAGGGGCCCAATGGGACAGGCTCTGATAAGGGATTGTCCACCCCAAGTGAGGAGACCAACTTgaaagggaagcaaaaacaGGGTGGTAATGCCAAAAAGTTGTCGCATGTGGAGGACGACGTGGACGAAGAAACGCACGAGGAGGTAgtacaaggaaaaaaggtgGACACGaacaaaacagaagaagCGGCGTCTGCAGGGCAGAATGAAGAGCAAGAGGAAAACGACTCCGATGAGTCAGACGAACTGTATGACCACGACGTGTACGAGGATAACTCGAACAGGGAGGCCCTCCTAGAAAGTTATAACAATCAAATCTGCCACGCTTCAGAGAACAACCAAGGGGATCCAACCCCAGTGAGCAGATACACAAATGGAATACCAGGAGTTACgtacaaaatgagaaaagatTTTTTCCTAAATGGAAGTTCATTAAATGTCATAACCCTAATCAATGCGATAACGTCTAATAGGGATAACGCTACGGTGACGAAATTGTACGAagctttgaaaaaattaggaATAACAACATTTGACCATCTGGTTAGATACACAAACATtataggaatttttttttcatacgacatttttgatgaattatatttacaaataaaattagtgaAAGAATATTTCGGGCTTatacagaagaagaaaaacgagtTCGGCATAGTGGAAAAGGTAGAAAAGAGGAAGATAAAGAAACGAAAGGTCTATGGAGAGTACAAAATGAGCGACGATGAAATGTTCGTACCTCCAAATTGTATGAGTGCATATTGTATGTTGAAATCTGTGTGGATGAGAAACAGAAATGTAACAGTGAAGATCGAAAGGACCAGTAGCAATAGCATGAATTTTATGATGCTAGGAGATATTGGGCAAggatttgaagaagaaaaagatttcGATGTACAGAATATGCTAAACCTTATGGGATTTAATGAGTTAAAAAGTACTGTACAAACGATGAAAGATTGGCATTTTATGAACAATGCTGattttgtaataaatttAGGAGACAATGTGCCAAAAGATGAAACGATGAATTATATGGAGAATTTCAAATGGCATAATTTAATGAAGGAACTATTCGTGTTCAAGAAAAGGAGTGAACAAGAAATTAACAGCATGTTGGGGCATAACCCGCTCACGAAACAAAGCATAAAAGATTtttataaggaaaaaatgaaagaaatacaggaaaattataataacagGGAAGTAGAGGACAAAGAAATGAAgggaaaacagaaaaaaaatcaaaagaagaaaaagagtggtaaaaatgaggaaaataaagtgaaCTCTTCTTCCAACGGGGAAGACTTTAGCCATTATGACAATGACCGGAAGAAGTTGTACCAATttgatgatgaagaagagtcggatgaaaattttgaagccATTCCGTTTTACTCCATTTTGGGAGAAAAAGATTACTTCTTCTTTCCGAGCGAACAAATTCAGGAACACTACTCGCATAGAATCCCAGGTTATTTTATGCCAAACAACTACTACTGTGTTAACTATGATTTTACTTATAACAATGTAGGGTATAAAGATATAATTAGCCAGGAAAAATTTAGAGcatcctttatttttatcgatACGTGGTCGCTAATGGTGGGATTTCCGATCATAAGAAATTACCGCTCCTTTCGTGAACAATTCAATTGGCTCAGTAAGACGTTATACGAGAGTTCACAGAATAGTGACTGGATTTTCGTCATAGGGCATCATCCTCTAATTTCAAGTGGAAGACGAGCCGATAACTATTCCTATGAGGAACATTCATTCCATGATATTTTGAgagatttcctttttaattacaatGTAGATGGTTATTTCAGTGCACATGACCATTTAATGGAGTACATTAAGTTCGGAAACATAGACTTGTTCATTAATGGCTCCTCCTCTAGGGTTATGTTTGATAACTCCAATATGGGCAGAGGTTATTTTGGCAAAGTGATAGGGAAGTTATACCCAGTCACATGCTATATTTTGAAAACCATTCATCGGGGACTGAAGCCGAAAGGCTGTAATGTTAATAGGTATTCCAAATGGTCAAACAAGTCAGATATAGGGTTCAGCGCACACAAATTAACCAAGGATGAATTCATCACGGAATTTATCAATGGTAGAACAGGAAAACCACTCAGCCATAAGATTGTcctgaaaaacaaaaaaagtgaacgaaaaaaattctacaaTTTGGATGGATACGCAGATGATAGGATCGatgaattggaaaaaaaaataaaagaatttacaCGAAACAATCcagattttataaaatataaaattgaagaatTTAACGAAAATATCAGAAAACTTAATTTGATCATGAAGActttaaaaacaaaggagGAGCGTGAAAATTTTAAGGAATTACTTTTCCTGAATAATCTAATTTTTGACGTGTCCAAACATCTTTCCGGGATGACCACCCAAAAATTAAGAAGCATGCACGCGCTTGCGAAAAAgtacgccattttttttaacaaagaACTTGTGAACCACATTGTCTTAGGGTTGGAAAAAGCGGTGCAGTCTGAGAATAGCGAGTCGGACGatttaaatgaagaaatcgatgaagaagaagctgaaAGGAGGCTCaaagaaaaacagaagaaacaaaatgaggagaaaaaaacattagaGGTTATAGAAACCTTGGGTTATAAGCCTGAACAATTTTTAGAAAAGTATGACAGCATGACGAAAGAAGAGAAGGATCTCTTGAAGGAGAAAGTTGGAAAGGACGTTACGCTCGAGGATTATGTTAACAGAATTAGGATCTACGTGGAGAAGAAGAACTTAAGTGAAAGCGATTTGGAGGCCATGCAGGAAAAGGTAGACGAGGAGGAAAGTGACCATACCGAGGAGGCAAATGAGCAGCAGGGGGAGAGCGGCGAGGAGAGCACCAAGGAGAGTGAAGAGATGAGCAGCGAGGGTAACGACAAGGGCATCGGCGAAGTCGCGCTCGTGAAGGACGTGCACAAAACGCACAAGAAATACGTGTTTAAGGAAAAGGCCCTATCCGAACAGAACTACATTTTGCTGATGCTCAGCGCTTTGAAAATCCATGACAAGAATAAATATGCCCTGAATATGAATACCAAAAAAGAAGACTTAAAAAGCATTGCTTCTTCCAATTTTCTCTACAATATAGAGAATCACAAAACTTTCTTCCAGTTATGTATCGAGTTAGCTCCTGACATTAAGAGGATTATCAGCAATCTTGGGGGAGTAGGAATGAGGTTGCCCTTTTTCAAGTTAATGAATAAACTCTACGATGAAATAATGAAGTTAAGGGACGGACTTGACCGAATTGCAAAGTGA
- a CDS encoding vacuolar ATP synthase subunit d (putative), whose amino-acid sequence MELCLYNSKNGYLEALLRGFRSSFLTPEEYKKLTEVDTLEDLKSVLEDTDYGSFMMDEPSPIAVTTIAQKCKEKMAHEFNYIRAQAEEPLRTFLDYIAKEKMIDNVISLIHGTLNKKPAEELLSRVDPLGYFPQMKAITTMDVQNSHDDVLKVLLIETPIGTYFDKYISANASNEKNNVTTILNEMDIEILRNTLKKAWLEDFYDFIRKLGGKTEEVMGHILKSVADFRVLSVTLNTINSSLSLELQKDRNDMFPCFGYLYPEGTDRIRKCWNNETVQAALENYPTYYNLYEECKQFYIKNENINENKIVDHKIKSLEDLLYVKLVKLCETAFDQHCHFGIFYAWVKLKEQEIRNIVWISDMILMNRKDCIDSIIPIFEPQI is encoded by the coding sequence ATGGAATTGTGCCTTTATAACTCTAAAAATGGCTACTTGGAAGCCTTGTTGAGAGGATTCCGTAGCAGTTTTTTAACCCCagaggaatataaaaaactgaCGGAGGTGGACACGCTTGAAGATTTGAAATCCGTTTTAGAAGACACGGACTATGGATCGTTCATGATGGATGAACCGTCACCCATTGCAGTTACAACCATTGCGCAAAaatgtaaggaaaaaatggcccacgaatttaattatataagaGCACAGGCAGAAGAACCGCTGAGAACATTTCTAGACTACAtcgcaaaggagaaaatgatTGACAATGTAATAAGTTTGATACATGGTACGTTGAATAAGAAGCCAGCGGAGGAATTGCTATCAAGAGTAGACCCCTTAGGATATTTTCCACAAATGAAAGCTATCACCACCATGGATGTACAAAACTCTCATGATGATGTTTTAAAAGTGTTGCTCATAGAAACACCGATAGGAACATATTTCGACAAGTACATCTCTGCGAACGCGTCGAATGAAAAGAACAACGTAACAACTATTCTCAACGAAATGGATAttgaaattttaagaaaCACGTTGAAGAAGGCATGGCTGGAAGATTTTTACGATTTCATAAGAAAGTTAGGCGGAAAGACGGAGGAAGTCATGGGCCACATACTAAAAAGCGTTGCAGACTTTCGAGTGTTATCAGTTACATTGAATACAATTAATTCTAGTCTAAGTTTGGAGCTTCAAAAAGATAGAAATGATATGTTCCCATGTTTTGGCTACCTATACCCAGAAGGAACAGACAGAATTAGAAAATGCTGGAATAATGAAACGGTTCAGGCTGCCTTGGAAAACTATCCAACTTACTACAACTTGTACGAAGAATGCAAACAGTTttatatcaaaaatgaaaatattaatgaaaataaaatcgttGACCATAAGATAAAATCTTTGGAAGATTTGCTCTATGTTAAGCTTGTGAAATTATGTGAAACGGCATTTGATCAACATTGCCATTTTGGGATCTTCTATGCCTGGGTAAAGTTAAAAGAACAAGAAATTAGAAATATTGTTTGGATCTCAGACATGATTTTGATGAATAGGAAGGACTGCATCGATAGTATCATCCCTATATTTGAGCCGCAAATT